The window AAGAAGGAACAGGTGAGAAGAGGGGCGTGGCCAGGAGAGGGGCGTGGCCAGGAgagggctataattatactataatatcTTGTAACCTCTCTCAGTGCATGTATTCGtactatacagtacatatgcgtgccactgtgtgtgtctgtgttctAAAGGTGACCTCTGTGTCTTGTGTCCACAGCTGGATGAGAGTGTACCACTGCACGGACTGGACAAAGCCATCACTCACTTCGAGGTATGCTCAACACCCAAAATACAATTTTAGTTTTATCAAGATTTTGGCCTGATATTctagataattattaattagtaCAGCAACTCCCCTGGCACAAAGTAGCATTGATATCTGTAGGCAAAACTgttgaatgaatattttcttTGCCGTGTACAGAACCTCCTCACTACACGGCTACAATACGAGACCCCCCTCAGCTGTGGGAAGTCAGAGGACCTCCTGTCTAGAATGAGTGTCCTCTCCTCTGGTTGTGACTTCCTCTCTATTGAGCTGCTTCGTCTGAGGGGGTTGGGGCAAGAGGGCGGAGTCTGGGTCACTCAAATCAAAGAGATGGAGAGCTTTAACAATGATCTCAGACAAGCTTGCAGGAAGGtatacttgtgtgtgtggggtgtgtgtgtgtgtgtgttgtgtgtgggtgtgaatgGGAGTTTTGTAGGATATGGAGTTACTTTAATTTTCCAATTTTCACTTAAACCTGCTCTAAATCTAAAAACTTGGTTATTTCTCCCAGATTCGCCGCAAGGTACCTGCCTCTAACTCTCGTCGCATGTTGAGGTACGACAGCACAGTGAGTGAGACTCTGAACAAGACAGGGCAGAGACAGCTGGTCCTCATTGATGCTTTCAAGGCACTCCACCTCAAGGCCAGTCAGAAGGCTAACAGTCTCACTGGTGCGTTACCTGTACTATACGATAAATACTAGGTGATCAAATAAAAAAAGCTTTTATATCTGTTACAAGTTCTAGATTAAATACACCTTTCGTAGTCATAATAATTGATTGCAGGCTCTGAGAAACTAACGAGTGGTGAATTGGAGGGGCTTACTCGTGAGGTGGTGACCAGTGGAGCTCTGTTGGAGTTTAGCATTGAGGGGAAGGACGCTAAGGAGCAGCTGCGTGCTAACATGACCACCAACGCCACCTCTCTCGATGGATTCCTCGTCTCTTTAGGGGAGGGGATTTACGACACACAGGCCACTAAGTCTAAGGTGTGTTTAatgtgtcacatgacattcACATGACTAATAAGTAGTAGTCTTTTGCTAACTTGTTGTACCTCGTCTGACCagaagccccacccccttgcGTAAGATTAAGCCAAACTAAAAAACAAGGCCCTGCCCGGATTCGAACCGGTGATACTAGAAGCCACAGAGCCTGGTATATTATACTGTGTGATATATTGCACTGTGTTTGCAGCCCGAGGCTCCGGCTGTTGTGAGGGCTAGAGCTGTGAAGGCGGAGCTTAGCGATGTAGAGGGGCTGGGCTTTAAGCTGGAGGAGAGACGGAAGGACATCATGGAGCTTAAAAAAGCTCTCAAAATGAAGGTTAGTGGAGTAGTGGTCATTATCTCCGTCTGTACTCTaaccttatacatgtacatgtagttaatttcgtaacagtacatgtacccactccctcccccccctcctacacacatgcattacTTTATTAACCCTTTGTTTCCCCGGCACAGGGCCAGGAGCTGAGCGAGGCTGGAGTGAAGATAGGGTTACTGGAGAAGAAGGTGGAGTCGGCTGATGGCGAGTGTGATAAGAAAGTGGGTGTGGAGAGGGAGGAGCAAGACAGGTTGCGGAGGGTCATGGATGAGCAAGAAAGGTGGGGCTTGTATATACACTAGTGTGCCAGTGGTCACAGACACAGAACAGAAGAGTGTAGCTATAGCCTTTGTTTTTTCTCTGAAATTAGCCTGTTTTGGGGGGTAACTTTGACTGCCTATGACTTGAGTTAGGATTGTCCAATATCACAACTAAaatatgcatttagtagctctttgatagagCTTCAAGATGGTATATTTAGATCAATGATTGCTTTCGGGCCCAAGCCTTCCATTTTTGAAGAATAAGTATGGGCTATTGTTATGCATTTTAAACCCACCCCTCCAGAAAGTTCAACAAGACCATTGAGATCTTGCAAGGAGACATAGAGGCTCTTGAAAATGATAAGACATCGCTGGAGAAAAAAGTCGAGGTTCAGTCGAAACGAGGCATCTTATCGGACATTACGGTTGCCGGGAGACGCACCCTCGGGGGTAGGGGAAGTCCCTACTCGAGTCCATTCAGCAGCCCAAACATGCCACATCGTGACAGTAGTGggagtgtgaggagtggagGAAGTGAGGCTGTAACTGTTGACAACACGCTACAGACACCGCTCCTCTTGTCGAGGGTAAGTGTGGAATCTATCTAGATAGTTAATGAGCTGGcttgaagtataattattatatttccCCTACAGATAGAGTCTTTGAAGAAAGCTCTCGGCTTCTCCCAGCATGACAACTTCAAGCTCAAAGCACAGATAGCCAAGGTAagtgcatgcagctgcttgtatATTGCTACACTGCAATCCCCTCTCTCTCCATAGGCTCAGCTCAACTCTCTGCCTCCATTGCACGTGCCTAAGAGGCTGATTCACAAGAGGAAAGAGGAAGATGACAAAGATGGAGACAATCAGACCGATCATGAGAAGTCTGTACTCAAACGAACAGCTGCCCTCATTGAGGTtagaaagtataattatgagtactaGAGTCGACTCTCTAACTAGAGTTTTGGTAGTCCCAattcaattattttttacGAAAGCTTataaggagctctttcagatggtatgctcaaatcaaatttggaacgggccataatttctcattttccGAAAAAGACCACGGAATTTTGTcaaaaaacaggcccaaataGACTTTcaattttaacacatcatctgcaaagcctctctctaagctttcggaaaatcataaaattaacgttattgaaccaacggaactaaagtcaTGGttgttcaaagatgcttcaCTTAACGTTAGCTGACATTACTAATTTGCTGCTacgagtgtacatgtacgtacagtagtGACCTGTACTTTGTTTCCACAGGATATAAAGAGGTTCTCGTTGCCCAAAGTCATCTCTCTAGACGTTGGTGTCCCTGCCGACAAGAAGCCTTCACCGAGGGAACAGCTATCTAATCAGGTTGCCAACATCTTTGAAATGCAACGTCAAGCTCAGCAGGTTAGCTACATGCAGTCAGACTAGCCGTCTTTATAAGTGTTAATTCTTATTGTCCCGACCCAGCTCAAGGAAGATGTGACTAGACTGATAGCCAGTAACTACCCTGGTGGCGTCATCTCTACACAGCTGGCTTCTTTCACCTCCCCACAATTTGCAAAGGTGTGTGCACTAGTAGCATATGTTAGTGTTATCAGGAGCATTATTAGCAAGAAAGCACCACTAGCTAGAGCAACCACACCACCAATCACAGCTTTAGTGCATGATAATAATCGAACTGCACACATTTTTAGTAGCATTGATTGTGGAATTTAGTCATGAACCACTGGCAGTCTACACATTGTTATTATTCTTTTTCTCTCACAAACAACTGTTTGTATTATGACCATTTTTTAACCTTTCTGTAGGCCCTGAATGAATCTACCCAGCCGTCTGTCCTGGCCGCTCGACTGAAGCTCCCACTACCCCCCGGGCAGCGGCAGTCATGTGGGGGGTCTCATCGCGTTGTGGTCAGTCCAGCTCAGTTCTCTCTGTTGCACTCCAGCGTGATCAGCTGACTGTGAACAGATGTGTAGTGTTaaattgaacataattattgttataatttattatgaacAAAAACTTCCTAATTTGTGGGCGCATAGATATTCTTATATCATTGTAAataatatatagtataattattgtatctacataatagttagacactgtttaggaagtttctacatgatttagaagcccaaagggctggttgtagtatcccgaacgcagtgagggttctactagccctgaggacttctaaatcatgtggaaacttcctaaacagtgtctaagcattttagatcatagcaaccatgagtatttagccaatcagatttgaatgttcttatctaatctttgctacatgattttctaagtgaagtacatgattttctattgaagtacatgattttctaaattggatagaacatttcttctaaccaatcagattgcagtatttatgacaaacatgatctaatgCCTAATTAGATAACATTGTTGGAATCATTGTAGTCATGTCATGTGAATAATTTGTCTGCACTAGCTTAAAACACATGGAAGTTGCTTGTGCAACTAAAgctgtgcatgtagctagcatATAGCTACTCCATGCATTGTTTCTGCTCTTATTGGACTGACTTGACTTTCTGAAGTTTAAGTTGCAATTGATTGCACAATGATTGTCCTGTGGTTGATGTGGACCTCACTGTCCCTTGGATCAGGAGTGGAGATCACCCTCACACAAGACAGCATCCTCTGTCCAACAGTTGCTGCTGCTGGTCGGTTCTGCTCCACTCTGAATGATCAAATCTCGTCAACTGAACTAATTCCGGACAATTCTGTCATCAATTTCATGCCAGGCACTCACAAGTTTTTCAATACCAGTGGAATAAATGCTTTTATCATTGAAGACGTGCACAATATCACTCTCGCCGGAATTGGTGGGTTTTGCGAAATTGTGTGTGAGGACCGAATGATTTTCATGTTCATGAATGTAACCAATTTAACTATTTCAAACTTGAGTTTTGTGAGCTGTGGTGGGCCGATTCCATGTGATATTATACGAACTTTACAAGCTTCCGAATCCTTTTTCTCTGTATCTGACTTCCCCTACATAACACTGTTTCTAAATGACATTGAAAACCTCCAATTACTGAGTGTGAATGTGACTGGATATGGTCGCAATATAGATCTAATGGGGAACTCTAAATTCCGATTCAATAATTTCAATTTCCAGAAGAGGGGGTGCTCCATTCCCGAGTCGTATGGTCAACTCACATGTGCCGGTGGAGGGTTCGCTATAGGGTACACTGACACACCCACTTGTGAGGTTGCTAGGGATATGCAAACATTGGACATTGTCTCTAGTTATAAACGACGAAGCATTGATAATGTAGCCTACTTGTACATATTTTTTACATGTCTAGCGGCCCTTATAACGTGCCGAGAATTATGTTGCTGTCTCCACTGTCACAAGCTCCGAGACCTGTCAGCCCAGGACAAGCTAGAGCACCAGCGAGTGGTCAAGGACTTGGAGAAGAATGCATCAGAGCTGAACCAACTCAAGGAGGACAGAGATAAGATGGCAAAGGAACTGCAGGTTAGGATTGTGCATTTGCATTTTGTAGCTAGCCCTttgaaatacatgtacctatctAATAATGTGTGTTAaatcagtgattgctttcaGATTGTAAAGAAAACTTATTGGTTATTTTTTTCAAAATCGACCTGTTTTGAGTAAAATAACAGCTACCTTCATGACCACCCCCTGCAGGAATTTGTTGAGATCATGGACAAGCTTAAGGAACAGGTGGACATTGCCCTGGGCGCTGAAGAAATGGTGGAGAAGCTGACTGACACTAACCTTGAGTTAGAGGAGCAACTGAACACGCTCACAGACACGGTGGCTGACCTCGAGGCCCTCAGGGACTTGAGTGAGGAACAAGAAGAGCTGCAGATGGAAGTGGAGCATGAACTGAGGGAGGAGCTAGACCTTAGCCTCAACAGCACTAGACAGGTACACAGTTGGTGACTAGAGAGGAAACTTCCCATTTCTAGCCTGAAGTGTTCATAATGCTAAGCCTAgttgtctgtgcagtttcagtgactatgaaggctaaaaactctccagcgtagtgcatgcagattgcttatgaaaagtgatgacctttttttaggaaCAAATTCGGagtgcgcatgctcactgtttTGAAGGAGTGAcaaccttttttttaggtaaaatatCAGTCCTTTATCCGCTCAGAGCCCTGGAAtccccctttcaagaatcctagatccgccactgaattgtgtacagctgtttgcatagaccttgTAAAATACTAAATCagctcactgcattaccacaaaaccaccatactacatgttgtttgcatagtcCTAAGCAATATTAAATGGGTACTTTTTGAGGGCTCCAAAAATGGCTAATCTGCGGAgaccctcaaaaattacccgctgtaAGGTTGTAtcaatattatagtaaatgcTCTCACaatctactcttggtggtatggaaactcacatacaaattatggtAAGGATCTGAAGTGGAGAATGGGCTgggactagcttgcatataccagcagatataatatacatgtagctactaatCTGTCCACTAAATGTATGGAAAGCAGTGTGAAGGCTGAAGAAACTGCTAGTACAAAGTACCTCAGATCACAAAAGACTGATAGTTTAAGCCTGCTGCTTATACGAGAAATGTGAAATGTCTTGTTGGTCAAACCGATATACCACAGTGAGCGAGTCAGCCATCTGCAGGTTCCTTAGCGTAACAATTTTTCGTTCAGGATGCAAGTCTCAGCACAAGGTGTTGGTAGACCATTCTCCACATCAAATCCTCTCCGGTTCTATTAGTTTCCATAGTCTAgttctagaagccatcattgctcttcttattataactatactacatgcatgtacatgtatttatactatttgtttgcatagcaatattgtatggtggttttgtggtagGTATGATTTAGCAAagtctatgcaaacagctgtatcTGGGTCAACCATTATGACCACCTTATGTAAGCTCACAATCTACTAGCTTTCACTTCTATACCATTATTAATGGACCATCTTACAATGTATGTAAGACCACAATCCACCAGCCTTCAATAACTATTGTAATTTTAGTGAGCCTTCCTCTGACTGCACTCGCAAATATTTCACACGCCAGGTGGAGAGAAAACTTAATGCAGCCCAAGAGATCATAATTGATCAGCAACAGACGATTAAGAAGTTTCGGGAGCTGGTCCACAATCTCCAGTCTGATCTGACTGACCTGCGAGAGTGTGGGGAGAGGGCTAGGGACAGTGGGAGCAGTGGGACGGACACTCAGAAGGTCATGAACCTCAACGTGCAACATGTAGGGTACTATTTTTGTTTTGCATTTTCTGTTACTCAAGTGTTTTGGTTGTTTCTTTAGACGATTGACTTTGAGTTGCGTAAGCTGGACGCACAACAAGCAGCTGAACATATCGACCTTCTCAACTCCTTCATGCCCAACTTATTCCTCGTCAGCGGAGGTACGTTGTAGGTAGCAGCTGTAATACATTAGTACCATTAAAGGCCACTACCCGACATGCTTACAGTCTTATAGGAGGGATGTcattgtacacatacataGTTAAGGACACAGCATAGATAGAGGAGGGGACCGGGTTGTATAGCACCACAATTTCCAAAATCCACCAGTTTGATTTTTGTATGGTAGCAGCATTAGGTGTTTTGATACCACCAACAGTTATTGCCATTTCAaccacccccctcccctaGGGGACTATGATGCCCTGTTGGTGCTCATGCTTCTCCCTCGACTGACCTTCAAGGCCGATATGCTCAAAGATCAGCTGAGACAACAACACAAACTGGACGAGGCTCTTGGATCATTGAGCACACTCACACCCCAGCAAGCAGACCAGTTGACCTTTGTACTGGCACTGGTGTACAAGCTCAGCACACTGCAGCTGCTTGTGGCTCGGGCAACAAGGTGAGacagtgcgtgtgtgtgcgtgtacaaCACCCATAATGTATATGCCCTAAAGTATAGTAAGCCTCCATTGTAAAGCCTTAACACAGCTTTGCCACATTGATTTCAGCTGTAGCATATAgataagaagggagagggattgaaAACGCTATGTAAAGAGCATTGATGATCCGCGTTTTGGTCAAttttttcttctttatttcctccagcCTATGTTTCTAGCTAGTACTCGGTTATAAACTAACAATCTAATTGGGCTGCAAGTTTTCTGCAGTTGAAACAAAAATGTATATTGTCATGAGACAACTACGTCGAGCAAGTCCTCCGTTTCACACATTTACTCATCAGGCAGGGAGGAGCAGGTCCTCTCCCCAGGCCTGATCGATCTGGGGTAGGTCTTCTGTTTCACATTATACCTTCCACTCCAAACAGGGGGTTGCACGTCCTCTCCCCTTGGTCCATCCAGGGCCTGGGGCACAGCGTAAGTTGCGATGCACGCTCGGCATTGGCGCAGTTTTCCCACCACCCCTGAGTAAGGCTCCGAGCCTTTAGAAAGCATATAGATGCCAATCACTTTGCAAACCCCCGGAAGAGGCCTACGCTAACAGCATAGCCCTTGCATGGCTGGCATAGTATTCTCACAGTGCATGATTTAGCAATACAATGCAGTGCACCTGTTAACAAATTTCCTGCTGTGTTGGCGGGGTGGCTGGAAGTGAAACACAGATCAACAGACATGCATAACACAGAAGTTATTGTGCGCACATgctccgtttccaatccccctCCCTTTATCTCTGTGGCTAAAAGGGCACAAgttatagtaattatgtgtacaaataataataatgcctTTActctatagtctagctattaTTCTTTGTTCATTGATAATCTGTTGTGTTGTAGGATTCTGAATGAGTGTGATGTGGGGCTGTATcgtggagtgggcggggtcAGAGATGACCTCAACATCCACGAGAAGGCTCTGGACATTCTCATAGAGCTCCTCAAGAAGGAACAGGTGAGGAGAGGGGCATGGCTATGAGAATGGGAGTGGCCAGGAGAGGGAGGTGGTGGCCATTGTCATGAAACCCTCTAAGTCtcttagttgggcggagctcAATCCTGGACGCTCACGTAGCGTCCAGGATTGCATGAGCTCTGCCCAACTAAAGTAGTCTCACACCCAGCCCCGATTAATAAATAGGTCTGGAGAACTTCCTATATCAGAGTTGTGCACCACCCAAGTGGTGATAATAAACAGTGCCGGGTCATAAATCCATAGTTGATGACCACAGTTTTTTTTATCTATGAACATTTTGATGCACAAGCAAATAGGACAGACAAGTGTAGCTAAAGAGCTAATAATGAAGTCTGAAAAATTATAAATGTTTTGATAGACGTGATTTATATTTGAGCTACTAGATGGAataagcaaaacaattctagtgacagtgctttgtttgcagctaCTGCTAGCTTTAGTGTTCAAAGTGGTTTGGGCattatgagacagggggggtattatgagacaggaggggggtattatgagacaggggggtattatgagacaggggggatattatgagacagggggggtattatgagacagggggggATGTTATGAGACAGGGGGGATATTATGAGACAGGagggggtattatgagacaggggggatattatgagacaggggggATATTATGAGacaggagggggggggtattATAAGACACCATTGCAATTTAACGCTAATTGGCATATAGAACTTATTCTGTCACAGTTATtcctgttttaacagataccTAGTGATTTGGCACCCACTCAATTAAAATGTTTTCTCCAATTAAATTCTGTACTTAATTAATTGATTGCGGTATCTCTGTCAACACAAGCATACAACTCCAAATTTTGGGGGAAAAATACTAGCGAGGTAAGTGCTATTACTACATTTTCagtttgacctctgagatcatgtttttgctttctgtaaaaagtccacgagcagttctgctgctaaacatctcATATCATAGGTACTATAGgtacacaagcatgaaaaaacgctctgtgtacctctagctacttcacgacaatcaagattatattttctcAAAATGGTACTCACCATCaggaggcataattatgtttaagtGTTAGAGGGGTCTTTAAGAAGCATGtattggacacaataagtttcccgggtttTTTGCGGGAGTTTTAGAAGCGAAACACAGAATttcagagccactacgtagacttcaaTCTTCAATATACAAGCATCA of the Halichondria panicea chromosome 2, odHalPani1.1, whole genome shotgun sequence genome contains:
- the LOC135331547 gene encoding dynactin subunit 1-like isoform X1, coding for MIVLWLMWTSLSLGSGVEITLTQDSILCPTVAAAGRFCSTLNDQISSTELIPDNSVINFMPGTHKFFNTSGINAFIIEDVHNITLAGIGGFCEIVCEDRMIFMFMNVTNLTISNLSFVSCGGPIPCDIIRTLQASESFFSVSDFPYITLFLNDIENLQLLSVNVTGYGRNIDLMGNSKFRFNNFNFQKRGCSIPESYGQLTCAGGGFAIGYTDTPTCEVARDMQTLDIVSSYKRRSIDNVAYLYIFFTCLAALITCRELCCCLHCHKLRDLSAQDKLEHQRVVKDLEKNASELNQLKEDRDKMAKELQEFVEIMDKLKEQVDIALGAEEMVEKLTDTNLELEEQLNTLTDTVADLEALRDLSEEQEELQMEVEHELREELDLSLNSTRQVERKLNAAQEIIIDQQQTIKKFRELVHNLQSDLTDLRECGERARDSGSSGTDTQKVMNLNVQHTIDFELRKLDAQQAAEHIDLLNSFMPNLFLVSGGDYDALLVLMLLPRLTFKADMLKDQLRQQHKLDEALGSLSTLTPQQADQLTFVLALVYKLSTLQLLVARATRILNECDVGLYRGVGGVRDDLNIHEKALDILIELLKKEQLDESVPLYGLDKAITHFENLLTTRLHYETPLSRGNSEDLLSRMSVLSSGCDFLSIELLCLRRAGQEGGVWATQIKEMESFNNDLRQACRKIRRKVPASNSRRMLRYDSTVSETLNKTGQRQLVLIDAFKALHLKASQKANSLTGSEKLTSGELEGLTREVVTSGALLEFSIEGKDAKEQLRANMTTNATSLDEFLVSLGEGIYDTQATKSKPEAPAVVKAKAVKAELSDVEGLGFKLVERRKDIMELKKALKRKGQELSEAGVKIGLLEKKVKSADGKCDKQVGVEREEQDRLRRVMDEQKRKFNKTIEVLENDKTSLEKKVEVQSKRGALLDITIAGRLTLEGKGSPYSSPFSSPNMPQTPLLLSRIESLKKALGFSQHDNFKLKAQIAKAQLNSLPPLHLPKRLIHKRREEDDKDGDNQTDQEKSVLKRTAALIEDIKRFSLPKVISLDVGVTADKNPSPREQLSNQVANIFEMQRQAQQLKEDVTRLIASNYPGGVISTQLASFTSPQFAKALNESTQPSVLAARLKLPLPPGQRQSCGASHRVVVSPAQFSLLHSSMIS
- the LOC135331547 gene encoding dynactin subunit 1-like isoform X2 encodes the protein MIVLWLMWTSLSLGSGVEITLTQDSILCPTVAAAGRFCSTLNDQISSTELIPDNSVINFMPGTHKFFNTSGINAFIIEDVHNITLAGIGGFCEIVCEDRMIFMFMNVTNLTISNLSFVSCGGPIPCDIIRTLQASESFFSVSDFPYITLFLNDIENLQLLSVNVTGYGRNIDLMGNSKFRFNNFNFQKRGCSIPESYGQLTCAGGGFAIGYTDTPTCEVARDMQTLDIVSSYKRRSIDNVAYLYIFFTCLAALITCRELCCCLHCHKLRDLSAQDKLEHQRVVKDLEKNASELNQLKEDRDKMAKELQEFVEIMDKLKEQVDIALGAEEMVEKLTDTNLELEEQLNTLTDTVADLEALRDLSEEQEELQMEVEHELREELDLSLNSTRQVERKLNAAQEIIIDQQQTIKKFRELVHNLQSDLTDLRECGERARDSGSSGTDTQKTIDFELRKLDAQQAAEHIDLLNSFMPNLFLVSGGDYDALLVLMLLPRLTFKADMLKDQLRQQHKLDEALGSLSTLTPQQADQLTFVLALVYKLSTLQLLVARATRILNECDVGLYRGVGGVRDDLNIHEKALDILIELLKKEQLDESVPLYGLDKAITHFENLLTTRLHYETPLSRGNSEDLLSRMSVLSSGCDFLSIELLCLRRAGQEGGVWATQIKEMESFNNDLRQACRKIRRKVPASNSRRMLRYDSTVSETLNKTGQRQLVLIDAFKALHLKASQKANSLTGSEKLTSGELEGLTREVVTSGALLEFSIEGKDAKEQLRANMTTNATSLDEFLVSLGEGIYDTQATKSKPEAPAVVKAKAVKAELSDVEGLGFKLVERRKDIMELKKALKRKGQELSEAGVKIGLLEKKVKSADGKCDKQVGVEREEQDRLRRVMDEQKRKFNKTIEVLENDKTSLEKKVEVQSKRGALLDITIAGRLTLEGKGSPYSSPFSSPNMPQTPLLLSRIESLKKALGFSQHDNFKLKAQIAKAQLNSLPPLHLPKRLIHKRREEDDKDGDNQTDQEKSVLKRTAALIEDIKRFSLPKVISLDVGVTADKNPSPREQLSNQVANIFEMQRQAQQLKEDVTRLIASNYPGGVISTQLASFTSPQFAKALNESTQPSVLAARLKLPLPPGQRQSCGASHRVVVSPAQFSLLHSSMIS